The genomic DNA CGCCTGTTTGGCATAGCGGGCCGAATGGATGCCGGGCGCGCCGTTCAAAGCCACGACCGCCAATCCCGAATCATCGGCCAAGGCGGGATGGCCGCTGGCCAGCGCCGCTGCCCTGGCCTTCAAGGCCGCGTTCTCGGCAAAGGTCGTTCCGGTTTCTTCAGGTTCTGGCAAATTCAGCTCGCCCGCCGAGATGACCTCGGCGCCCAAGGGGGCCAGCAAGTCGCCGATCTCGCGCACCTTGCCCTGGTTGTGGCTGGCGATGACCAGCCTGCCACCTTCGAAGCGGCGGGTCATTTTACAATCCCAGAACTTTCTTTTGGCAAGCCACCAGCTCGGCGATGCCCTTCTCGGCCAGACCCATAAGCGCGTCGAAATCTGTGCGGCCGAAGGCCTCTTTCTCGGCGGTGGCCTGAACCTCAACGATATTTCCTTTGGCGGTCAGCACGAAATTGGCGTCGGCCTGGGCGTTTGAATCCTCAGTATATTCAAGATCCAGGCAGGCATGACCATCCACCAGGCCGCAGGAAATGGCGGCCACCAGATCAGTCATCGGATGCGCCTTCACCATGCCAAGGGCGCGCATCTTCTCGCAGGCCAGCCATAAGGCGACGCAAGCGCCAGTGATCGAGGCGGTGCGCGTGCCGCCATCGGCCTGAATGACGTCGCAATCGATCTTGATCTGACGCTCGCCCAGCACCGCCAAGTCGATCACCGACCGTAAAGAACGCCCGATAAGCCGTTGAATTTCCTGGGTACGACCCGATTGCTTGCCCTTGGCCGCCTCGCGGTCGGTGCGGTCATGGGTGGCGCGGGGCAGCATGCCATATTCCGCAGTCACCCAACCTTTGCCGCTATTGCGCAGGAAAGAGGGCACGCGCTCCTCGACCGAGGCGGTGCAGATGACATGCGTCTCGCCGAACCGGGCCAGACACGAGCCTTCGGCATATTTGGAAAAGCCGGGTTCCAGCGAAATGGGGCGAAGCTGGTCATAGGCGCGGCCCGAGGCTCTCATCTGTGTCATCCTTATATATTATGGCGTGGGGAAGGTAGCCGGACCCCTCGATTGACGCAAGCTGCATCGCTCACGTTGTTTTGCCCCTAGCCGGGCGCATTCCTTCGGAATGCTTGGCCGCCGCCCCTTGGCGGACCGTGGCGAATTGACGCAAGGGCTAACGCTCACTACATTTCCGGTCCAGTCAGGAGAGGAATGGATGGAAGAGCGGGCTACCGCAATCGCGCAGCTGAACGAACGCTCGCGCGAGATTTTCCGCAATATCGTGGACGCCTATGTGCAAACGGGCGAGCCGGTGGGGTCGCGCACGCTTTCCAGGCGGGCGGGGCTGCCCCTGTCGCCCGCCAGCATTCGCAATGTGATGGCCGATCTGGAAGATCTGGGCTTGATCTATGCGCCCCACACATCGGCGGGCCGGATGCCGACCGAAGCCGGACTTCGCCTCTATGTCAGCGGCTTGCTTGAGGTGGGGCGTCTGGCTCCCGAAGAGCGCCACGCCATCGAGGCGCGTTGCGCCAATCTGGGCCGCTCGGTCGAGCAAACCCTGAACGAGGCGATTTCAACCCTGTCCGGCCTGGCCCGTT from Alphaproteobacteria bacterium includes the following:
- the rph gene encoding ribonuclease PH — its product is MRASGRAYDQLRPISLEPGFSKYAEGSCLARFGETHVICTASVEERVPSFLRNSGKGWVTAEYGMLPRATHDRTDREAAKGKQSGRTQEIQRLIGRSLRSVIDLAVLGERQIKIDCDVIQADGGTRTASITGACVALWLACEKMRALGMVKAHPMTDLVAAISCGLVDGHACLDLEYTEDSNAQADANFVLTAKGNIVEVQATAEKEAFGRTDFDALMGLAEKGIAELVACQKKVLGL